Below is a window of Acidobacteriota bacterium DNA.
ACAGGGAGAGCCTCCCGGCCAGGTAACCCTCGGAAAGCAGGTAAGGAAGCAGTGTCCCCGTCCCCGGGATGCCGGAGTAGTCGGTCCAGATCGAGCCGGTCTCCTTCTCCTCCCGGGGGCAGGGGGCGTGGTCCGAGGCGGCGAAGGTGACGGTGTTCAGGGCGAGGAGGCGCCAGAGGGCGTCCCGCTGGCCGGGCTTCACGGGCGGGGTGATCTTGAGGGGGGCGCCGATCCGGGCGAAGTCCTCCAGGTCGAAGGCGAGGTAGTGGGGGGCCGTCTCGCAGGTGACGGTGCGGATTCCCCGGGTGAACTCCGCGGCCGCCGCGGTCCCCACGTGGCACAGGTGGAGCGGGGCCCCCGTCCTCCGGGACAGGGTCACGGCGCAGACGGCGGCCAGCAACTCCGCGGACTCGGGGCGCGCCTCGTAGTGCCGGACCGGCTCGTTCCCCCGCCGGCGGGCCCAGGGCTCCGCCGCGGACACGTAGTCGAAATCCTCGGCATGGAGGAGCACCGGGAGGCCCAGCGACGCCGTCTCGGTCAGCAGCCGCTCGAAGCGCCAGTGGTCGAGGCGGGCGAAGGTGTCCATCCCTGAGACGAAATAGGCCTTGATGCCCAGCACCTCGGGGGCCAGTTCCCGGACGTTGCCGGGGAAGCCCTCGTCGAAGGACTGGCGGGAAATGCCGCCGTAGAGCCCGAAGTCGACGACGGATTTGCCCGCGATCGCCGCCAGCTTGGTTTCGAGGTTGGCCAGCGTGGTGACGGGGGGCACCGAGGTGCAGGGCATGTCCACCACGGTGGTGACGCCGCCCGCGGCCGCGGCCATGCTGCCGTGGGTGAAGTCTTCCCGGTGGGTGTAGCCCGGGTCGTCGAAGTGCACGTGGGGGTCGATGCCGCCGGGGAGGACGAGGAGGCCGCCGGCGTCGAGGACGTCCGAATCGCCGCCCAGCCCTTTCCCGATCTCGGCGATGATCCCTTCCTCCACCCGGAGGTCCGCCCGCTGGGGTTCGTCCCGCTCCGGGAAGGCGACCCGACCGTTGCGAATGATCATGACCCCACCTCCGCGCCTGGAATTCCACGACCTGAATATTCTACCACGGTCCGTCGAAACCGCACCGACGGACTCCATGTCCGGCTGGAGCCCCGCCTCCGGGGCGCGAATCAGATCGGCCGCCCCTTGTCCGGTGGGAGCACCGCCTCCGGCGGAGCACCCCCCGACTAATATCCTGTATCCCTTCGGGATACGTAGGGAAGCGATTCTTGAAAAACACTGCATCCGGAGAAAAACCAGAAGAATGCCGAAAAGCAAACCGCGAAGAAAACCACGCGAATTTTGCTGCCACGCCGGCGGGGTGAGTACCGGAGGCCTCTTTCTGCTAGAATGGAACTGTTTTCGGGAAGAGGGGACATCGTCGGGAAAGAGGGAAGGAAACGTGAAAATCGCCGTGCTGGCCGACATCCACGGGAACCTGCCCGCCCTGGAGGCGGTGCTGGCGCATGCGCGGGAGGCGGGGGCGGACCGTTTCCTCGACCTGGGGGACGTGCTTTACGGCCCGCTGTGGCCGCAGGAGACCTTCGAGGTCATGCGCCGTCTGGAAGCGCCGACCGTCCGGGGGAACGAGGACCGGGAACTCGTCGAGGCGGCCGACCGGGGCCGGTTCCGCTCCGAAACCGTGCGTTTCTCGGTGGAAGCGATCGGACCGGAAGGTATCCGGTGGTTGCGGTCACTTCCTTCTGCACGGTCGGACGCCGAGGGGCTGTTTCTCTGTCACGGCACGCCCTCGAACGACAAGACCTACCTGCTGGAGGACGTCTCGCGCGGTTTCGCCCGGGTCCGGCCCGAAAGGGAAATCTCCGCCGCGCTGGAAGGGGTGACGGCGCCGGTGGTGCTCTGCGGCCACAGCCACATACCAAACCTCGTGGCGATCCCCGGCGGCCGGATCGTCGTCAACCCCGGGAGCGTCGGCCTCCCGGCGTACGACGACGACGCGCCGGTCCCCCACGTCATGGAGACCTTCGCCCCCCACGCTTCCTACGCGCTGCTGGAGCGGGCGGACGACGCGTGCCGGGTGGCCCTCCACAGCGTCCCCTACGACCATCCCGCCGCCGCCCGGCGCGCGCGGGAGAATGGTCGCCCCGACTGGGCCGCCTGGCTGGAGACGGGCCGGGCGTGACCCGACGCGAAGGAGCA
It encodes the following:
- a CDS encoding dihydroorotase family protein, with translation MIIRNGRVAFPERDEPQRADLRVEEGIIAEIGKGLGGDSDVLDAGGLLVLPGGIDPHVHFDDPGYTHREDFTHGSMAAAAGGVTTVVDMPCTSVPPVTTLANLETKLAAIAGKSVVDFGLYGGISRQSFDEGFPGNVRELAPEVLGIKAYFVSGMDTFARLDHWRFERLLTETASLGLPVLLHAEDFDYVSAAEPWARRRGNEPVRHYEARPESAELLAAVCAVTLSRRTGAPLHLCHVGTAAAAEFTRGIRTVTCETAPHYLAFDLEDFARIGAPLKITPPVKPGQRDALWRLLALNTVTFAASDHAPCPREEKETGSIWTDYSGIPGTGTLLPYLLSEGYLAGRLSLSRFTDVIAGSAARRYGLADRKGHLVVGKDADFALVDPEGNWTVEGARFLSKGKITPFEGMTLRGKVVKTLVRGRVVYDATEGIVAEPGWGRRLRRHA
- a CDS encoding metallophosphoesterase family protein produces the protein MKIAVLADIHGNLPALEAVLAHAREAGADRFLDLGDVLYGPLWPQETFEVMRRLEAPTVRGNEDRELVEAADRGRFRSETVRFSVEAIGPEGIRWLRSLPSARSDAEGLFLCHGTPSNDKTYLLEDVSRGFARVRPEREISAALEGVTAPVVLCGHSHIPNLVAIPGGRIVVNPGSVGLPAYDDDAPVPHVMETFAPHASYALLERADDACRVALHSVPYDHPAAARRARENGRPDWAAWLETGRA